One genomic region from Cetobacterium sp. 8H encodes:
- the rplQ gene encoding 50S ribosomal protein L17: MNHNKSYRKLGRRADHRKAMLMNLTISLILSDRIETTVTRAKELRKFAERMVTLGKKGTLAHRRQAFAFLRSEEAVAKIFNDLAPKYSERNGGYTRIMRTSVRKGDSAEMAIIELV; encoded by the coding sequence AATAAATCATATAGAAAGTTAGGGAGAAGAGCTGACCATAGAAAAGCTATGTTAATGAACTTAACAATATCTCTAATTTTATCAGATAGAATAGAAACTACTGTTACTAGAGCAAAAGAACTTAGAAAGTTTGCTGAGAGAATGGTTACTCTTGGTAAAAAAGGAACTCTTGCGCACAGAAGACAAGCATTTGCATTCTTAAGAAGCGAAGAGGCTGTAGCTAAGATATTTAACGACTTAGCTCCAAAGTATTCTGAAAGAAATGGTGGATACACAAGAATCATGAGAACTTCTGTAAGAAAGGGAGATTCTGCTGAGATGGCTATAATCGAATTAGTTTAA
- a CDS encoding cold-shock protein, which yields MLKGTVKWFNKEKGFGFVTCEEGNDYFVHFTGIVGEGFRTLEEGQNVSFIVEDGNKGPIAKEVTAA from the coding sequence ATGTTAAAAGGAACAGTAAAATGGTTTAACAAAGAAAAAGGATTTGGTTTTGTAACTTGCGAAGAGGGGAATGATTATTTTGTACACTTCACAGGAATTGTTGGGGAAGGGTTTAGAACTTTAGAAGAGGGGCAAAATGTTTCTTTCATCGTTGAAGATGGAAATAAAGGTCCAATAGCTAAAGAAGTAACAGCTGCTTAA